The Melospiza melodia melodia isolate bMelMel2 chromosome 7, bMelMel2.pri, whole genome shotgun sequence genome has a segment encoding these proteins:
- the KLHL33 gene encoding kelch-like protein 33: protein MWVAEGPAPDQWNLRDGAHAGHFLSVADHLRTAGQLVDVTVGPEGDMAHAVVLASISSFFHRFLEGRTRQLCQDPLPHIPLPPGATLWGWRALLTFAYGGIVPHGQVKEVEEAARALGAPRLVAACALRLETDHQEEGPKPLEEQWETLRAMEQLHTNGVGCDLQLQAGNEVIPVQRLALSCSCDFFRALFTCPMREATHDPADPLVTGLSPAELRLLLSFAYTGAVAGPWPMVLEAAETSLRYQAWGLLTLCLDVFTHGLTPETVPDVLAFAVAYGLDEVVHVAENYILATFPCVVVTPAFLDLPAHLLIRLLRSDGLNVLHELEALEAASRWLMANGDGQEDIAKEILSSVRFALMSSLELKKVPSVTAGVADPKVLRELMVASFTPTAQLPCRVRSLQEVLVVCGGDKVKGNLTARKPSRHLWFADRYLSAVGLVKQVEWRALGHFPDGPRFRHAVTVVGNNLYILGGKHYYGVHDTLASVYRYQPMDGSWERLASMTCGRSYFAAVALGNFIYALGGSSGELYCTDTVECYDLANDTWRRCQPLPMALCGHAACALDGELYVSGGCDEAYQCQASLLRYVPGAPVTLLAPMNGHRAGHVMEEAGGQLYVAGGLCQRAGQTGYKDQLTFEVYSPKQNIWVLLSPLPRAHVVGGAAVLGGELLVLGGYSHETYQDTHLIHAYQPGTRRWITRGTLPHAYTDLQACVLTVPSALRAPSCLKDPLRSSETSSNA from the exons ATGTGGGTTGCAGAGGGGCCAGCCCCAGACCAGTGGAACCTGCGGGATGGGGCTCATGCTGGACACTTCCTGTCTGTGGCTGACCATCTCCGCACCGCAGGACAGCTGGTGGATGTGACTGTGGGCCCAGAGGGTGACATGGCCCATGCTGTGGTCCTGGCCTCCATCAGCTCCTTCTTCCACCGCTTCCTGGAGGGCAGAACCAGACAACTCTGCCAAGATCCTCTCCCCCATATCCCCCTGCCACCTGGGGCCACACTGTGGGGCTGGCGGGCTCTGCTCACCTTTGCCTATGGGGGAATTGTGCCCCATGGCCAGGTGAAAGAGGTGGAAGAGGCTGCTCGGGCCCTGGGTGCCCCCCGGCTGGTGGCTGCCTGTGCCCTGCGTCTGGAGACTGACCACCAGGAAGAAGGTCCTAAGCCCCTGGAGGAGCAGTGGGAAACACTAAGAGCCATGGAGCAGCTCCATACCAATGGTGTGGGCTGTGAcctccagctccaggcagggaaTGAGGTCATCCCAG TTCAGCGACtggccctgagctgctcctgtgaCTTCTTCCGGGCCCTTTTCACCTGCCCCATGCGAGAAGCCACCCATGACCCTGCCGACCCGCTGGTCACGGGGCTGTCGCCAGCCGAGCTGCGTCTCCTCCTCTCCTTTGCCTACACAGGAGCTGTAGCAGGGCCGTGGCCCATGGTCTTGGAGGCAGCTGAGACCTCCCTGCGCTACCAGGCCTGGGGACTCCTCACTCTCTGCCTGGATGTTTTCACCCATGGCCTGACCCCAGAAACTGTCCCTGACGTGCTGGCCTTTGCTGTGGCCTATGGGTTGGATGAGGTGGTCCATGTAGCAGAGAACTACATCTTGGCCACCTTTCCCTGTGTGGTGGTTACACCAGCCTTCCTGGATCTTCCTGCACATCTTCTCATCCGCCTCCTCCGCTCCGATGGTCTCAATGTCCTCCATGAACTGGAAGCCTTGGAAGCAGCATCTCGGTGGCTTATGGCCAATGGAGATGGCCAGGAGGATATAGCCAAAGAGATCCTGTCATCTGTTCGCTTtgccctcatgtccagcctggagctgaAGAAGGTCCCATCTGTGACTGCAGGGGTAGCTGACCCAAAGGTCCTTCGCGAGCTCATGGTAGCAAGTTTCACCCCCACGGCCCAGCTGCCGTGCCGGGTACGTTCCTTGCAAGAGGTGTTGGTGGTTTGTGGTGGAGACAAAGTAAAGGGTAACCTGACTGCCCGGAAGCCCAGCAGACACCTCTGGTTTGCAGACCGCTACCTCAGTGCTGTGGGGCTGGTGAAGCAGGTTGAGTGGAGGGCACTGGGACACTTTCCTGATGGCCCACGCTTCCGTCATGCTGTAACTGTGGTGGGCAACAACCTCTACATCCTGGGTGGAAAGCACTACTACGGGGTCCATGACACCTTAGCCAGTGTCTACAG GTACCAGCCTATGGATGGTTCCTGGGAGCGTCTGGCCAGTATGACATGTGGACGGAGCTACTTTGCTGCTGTGGCACTTGGTAATTTCATCTATGCCCTGGGGGGCAGCTCAGGGGAGCTCTACTGCACAGATACTGTGGAGTGCTACGACCTGGCCAATGAcacctggag gaggtGCCAGCCCCTGCCAATGGCTCTGTGTGGGCATGCGGCGTGTGCCCTGGATGGTGAACTCTACGTGTCGGGTGGGTGTGATGAAGCATACCAGTGTCAGGCATCCTTGCTCCGCTATGTCCCAGGTGCACCTGTCACACTCCTGGCCCCCATGAATGGCCACCGAGCTGGCCATGTCATGGAGGAGGCAGGTGGGCAGCTCTATGTGGCTGGGGGCCTGTGTCAGCGGGCTGGGCAGACTGGCTACAAGGACCAGCTGACCTTTGAGGTCTACAGCCCCAAGCAGAATATCTGGGTCCTCCTTAGCCCTCTCCCCCGTGCACACGTAGTTGGGGgtgcagctgtgctgggaggggagcTGCTTGTACTGGGAGGGTACAGTCATGAGACCTACCAGGACACACACTTGATCCACGCCTACCAGCCGGGTACCCGGCGCTGGATCACACGAGGCACATTGCCCCATGCCTATACTGACCTACAAGCCTGTGTTCTCACTGTACCCTCTGCCTTGCGTGCCCCCAGCTGCCTTAAGGACCCCTTGAGATCAAGTGAAACTTCCAGTAATGCTTAG